The Salvia splendens isolate huo1 chromosome 21, SspV2, whole genome shotgun sequence genome includes a window with the following:
- the LOC121783366 gene encoding vacuolar protein sorting-associated protein 9A-like isoform X1, with protein sequence MENSDVFGSSTAPLTWHDFLERMRHPSAAEFVKAIKSFIVSFLNNAPDEERDSVAVQDFLGNMEVAFRAHSLWAGSSEEELESAGEGLEKYVMTKLFTRVFASIPEDVKADEQLHEKMALVQQFIRPEHLDIKPTFQNETSWLLAQKELQKINMYKAPRDKLVCILNCCKVISNLLVNASLASKGDHPGADEFLPVLIYVTIKANPPQLHSNLSYIQRFRRQTRLVAESAYFFTNMLSVESFIMNMDAKSLSMDESEFENNMESAKQLLFGLSENSDAHSQADQNFEPLQREESMEPKPLLSSRRHQGPANTIRDHVESSKTKSRINEQDGSDTSSSLNKIPSISDLENRGAAMLLKEDEVSRVFQDFPFLYSQAGDLTVGDVEDLLGNYKQLVFKYVSLAKGLGVTNPSPSPSLPNSQHHNLEQPETAKEPENISDHAIDNTKNDPPSVASESPKSLDVGLENTEPKMLEETAPTPQAEEGNENQNPQ encoded by the exons ATGGAGAATTCCGACGTGTTCGGCTCATCGACGGCGCCACTTACGTGGCACGATTTCCTCGAGCGCATGCGCCATCCCTCCGCCGCCGAATTTGTCAAAGCCATCAAAAG TTTTATAGTCTCGTTTTTGAACAACGCCCCGGATGAGGAGAGAGACAGTGTAGCTGTGCAGGATTTCCTTGGCAATATGGAAGTAGCCTTCAGGGCTCACTCCCTTTGGGCTGGATCTTCAGAGGAGGAGTTGGAGAGTGCAGGTGAA GGGCTGGAGAAGTATGTTATGACAAAGCTATTCACTCGCGTGTTTGCTTCAATTCCAGAAGACGTAAAAGCAGATGAGCAGCTTCATGAGAAGATGGCTTTGGTTCAACAATTTATTCGGCCAGAACATCTGGATATCAAGCCAACATTTCAGAATGAAACTTCTTGGCTG CTTGCCCAGAAAGAGCTGCAAAAGATTAACATGTACAAGGCGCCGAGGGACAAGCTTGTTTGCATTCTCAATTGCTGCAAAGTTATCAGCAACCTTTTGGTCAATGCCTCCCTTGCATCTAAAGGAGATCATCCAGGAGCCGATGAGTTTCTCCCAGTTCTCATTTATGTCACCATAAAG GCAAACCCACCTCAGTTGCACTCCAACTTATCATACATACAACGGTTCAGACGACAAACGCGCTTGGTAGCAGAATCAGCTTACTTCTTCACAAACATGCTTTCTGTGGAGTCTTTTATCATGAACATGGATGCTAAATCTCTTTCAATGGACGAATCTGAATTCGAAAACAACATGGAATCAGCAAAACAGCTGCTGTTTGGCCTCTCTGAGAACTCAGATGCACACAGTCAAGCAGATCAGAATTTTGAACCTCTTCAGAGGGAAGAATCCATGGAGCCAAAACCACTTTTGAGTTCTAGGCGACATCAAGGTCCTGCTAATACTATACGGGATCATGTCGAGTCATCCAAAACCAAATCAAGGATCAATGAGCAAGATGGAAGTGATACATCATCGTCGCTGAATAAGATCCCATCAATCTCAGACCTCGAAAATAGAGGAGCTGCCATGTTGTTGAAGGAAGACGAGGTAAGCCGTGTCTTTCAAGATTTCCCTTTCTTGTATTCCCAGGCTGGTGATTTGACAGTTGGTGATGTCGAAGATCTGCTAGGAAACTATAAGCAACTAGTGTTCAAGTATGTTAGCCTTGCTAAAGGATTAGGTGTAACCAACCCATCTCCTAGTCCTTCATTACCAAATTCTCAACACCATAACTTAGAGCAGCCTGAAACTGCAAAGGAACCAGAAAACATATCAGACCATGCAATTGATAATACCAAAAATGACCCTCCTAGTGTAGCCAGTGAGTCGCCCAAATCGTTGGATGTTGGGCTGGAAAATACCGAGCCGAAGATGCTGGAAGAAACAGCTCCTACACCTCAAGCTGAGGAAGGAAATGAAAATCAGAATCCTCAATGA
- the LOC121783381 gene encoding uncharacterized protein LOC121783381 isoform X2: MESKLLTVVVLMAMLMAEGVTSWTGEIHGRVVCDVCADSSIGPEDHVLAGAEVAVLCITKSGEVLNYQAFTDSNGIYTVAETMPESERWDACLARPISSFHNHCTHLGDGGTGVKFSYEHPSGYYHAVRPFVYRPVKAPVYCI, from the exons ATGGAGTCCAAGCTTTTGACTGTGGTGGTTTTAATGGCGATGTTGATGGCAGAAGGAGTGACTTCATGGACCGGCGAAATCCACGGCAGGGTGGTGTGCGACGTGTGCGCCGACTCCTCCATCGGCCCTGAAGATCACGTTTTAGCAG GTGCTGAGGTGGCAGTGCTCTGCATAACAAAGTCAGGGGAAGTCCTAAACTACCAGGCTTTCACGGATTCAAATGGGATATACACAGTAGCTGAGACGATGCCAGAGAGTGAGCGTTGGGATGCCTGTCTAGCGAGGCCGATCAGCAGCTTCCACAACCACTGCACGCATCTGGGAGATGGAGGTACGGGTGTCAAGTTCAGCTACGAACACCCCTCTGGCTATTATCATGCTGTGAGACCTTTCGTTTATCGCCCCGTCAAAGCTCctgtgtactgcatttag
- the LOC121783368 gene encoding F-box protein At3g07870-like, with product MKRDFFNSLPSEISTNILSRLPLRTIAISKCVCKPWLHLLATDDFESHLAKSDPCLALSTAGEDSTSFAVFELNDDPNLNHHDLRYNRLTKFDFPHSSNIICSANGFLFLHGSGEAHYVCNPITREYTEIHCPQEIIQPYRKTVNYPEILGESRYAYPNFLGYGFGVSKVSNQYKVVRIYVDSVIVHGNNGRFSGRRVIPKAECHVHTLGTGQWRRVEPGALLLDYTGRSSCVFLNGNLHWVASDCNEKLWISCFDLETESFSYLSTPPISFELGSGLSTLGECLCLCDQTLEEETVIWVMKEYGVEESWTKEYTMRLNDGDDIYVEGWELVYPIKVFEDGDILILDEDTQPQLFYYSTKNETAGEVGIFGAASGSVLFTPSFLSLKSLGVDTSTTRAHVEEVRQELEESMSNQETEPVLDYETRDMASPTPSWSVRRRRS from the exons atgaAACGAGATTTCTTCAATAGTCTCCCATCAGAAATCAGCACAAACATCCTTTCGAGACTCCCTCTTCGAACCATCGCCATTAGCAAGTGTGTCTGCAAACCATGGCTCCATCTCCTCGCAACAGATGACTTCGAATCCCATCTTGCTAAATCCGACCCCTGCCTAGCTCTCTCGACTGCAGGCGAAGACTCAACCTCATTCGCAGTCTTCGAACTCAACGACGATCCAAATCTCAATCACCACGATCTTCGTTACAATCGACTCACCAAGTTTGATTTCCCTCACAGCTCAAATATAATATGCTCCGCCAACGGCTTTCTTTTTCTACACGGTTCGGGTGAAGCTCATTATGTATGCAATCCGATCACCCGTGAATACACCGAGATCCATTGCCCTCAAGAAATAATCCAACCATATCGAAAG ACAGTAAACTATCCTGAGATTCTCGGGGAGTCTCGCTATGCTTATCCAAACTTTTTGGGTTATGGATTTGGTGTGAGCAAAGTAAGTAACCAATATAAAGTGGTTCGGATTTACGTCGACTCCGTCATAGTCCATGGAAACAATGGAAGGTTTTCAGGTAGGAGGGTGATACCTAAAGCCGAATGCCACGTCCACACTCTAGGAACAGGGCAGTGGAGGCGCGTGGAGCCTGGTGCCCTCCTGCTCGATTACACTGGTCGCTCCTCATGCGTGTTCCTTAACGGTAATCTTCACTGGGTAGCATCggactgcaatgaaaaattgtGGATTTCCTGCTTTGATCTTGAAACGGAGAGCTTCAGCTACTTGTCGACTCCTCCCATTAGCTTTGAGCTCGGGTCGGGTTTGTCTACTTTGGGGGAGTGCCTGTGTTTGTGTGATCAGACATTGGAAGAGGAgacggtgatttgggtgatgaAGGAGTATGGCGTCGAGGAATCTTGGACGAAAGAGTATACGATGAGGTTGAACGACGGAGATGATATTTATGTTGAAGGGTGGGAGCTTGTTTACCCAATCAAAGTTTTTGAAGATGGTGATATTTTGATATTGGACGAAGACACCCAACCCCAACTCTTTTACTACTCCACCAAGAATGAGACGGCTGGAGAAGTCGGAATCTTTGGTGCAGCTTCTGGCTCCGTTCTTTTCACTCCCAGTTTTCTCTCACTCAAAAGTTTGGGTGTTGATACGAGTACAACTCGAGCGCATGTTGAAGAGGTCAGGCAGGAGTTGGAAGAGTCTATGAGCAACCAGGAGACGGAACCTGTGCTGGATTACGAGACGCGCGACATGGCGAGTCCGACGCCTTCGTGGTCGGTCAGGAGACGAAGGTCCTAG
- the LOC121783366 gene encoding vacuolar protein sorting-associated protein 9A-like isoform X2 has translation MTKLFTRVFASIPEDVKADEQLHEKMALVQQFIRPEHLDIKPTFQNETSWLLAQKELQKINMYKAPRDKLVCILNCCKVISNLLVNASLASKGDHPGADEFLPVLIYVTIKANPPQLHSNLSYIQRFRRQTRLVAESAYFFTNMLSVESFIMNMDAKSLSMDESEFENNMESAKQLLFGLSENSDAHSQADQNFEPLQREESMEPKPLLSSRRHQGPANTIRDHVESSKTKSRINEQDGSDTSSSLNKIPSISDLENRGAAMLLKEDEVSRVFQDFPFLYSQAGDLTVGDVEDLLGNYKQLVFKYVSLAKGLGVTNPSPSPSLPNSQHHNLEQPETAKEPENISDHAIDNTKNDPPSVASESPKSLDVGLENTEPKMLEETAPTPQAEEGNENQNPQ, from the exons ATGACAAAGCTATTCACTCGCGTGTTTGCTTCAATTCCAGAAGACGTAAAAGCAGATGAGCAGCTTCATGAGAAGATGGCTTTGGTTCAACAATTTATTCGGCCAGAACATCTGGATATCAAGCCAACATTTCAGAATGAAACTTCTTGGCTG CTTGCCCAGAAAGAGCTGCAAAAGATTAACATGTACAAGGCGCCGAGGGACAAGCTTGTTTGCATTCTCAATTGCTGCAAAGTTATCAGCAACCTTTTGGTCAATGCCTCCCTTGCATCTAAAGGAGATCATCCAGGAGCCGATGAGTTTCTCCCAGTTCTCATTTATGTCACCATAAAG GCAAACCCACCTCAGTTGCACTCCAACTTATCATACATACAACGGTTCAGACGACAAACGCGCTTGGTAGCAGAATCAGCTTACTTCTTCACAAACATGCTTTCTGTGGAGTCTTTTATCATGAACATGGATGCTAAATCTCTTTCAATGGACGAATCTGAATTCGAAAACAACATGGAATCAGCAAAACAGCTGCTGTTTGGCCTCTCTGAGAACTCAGATGCACACAGTCAAGCAGATCAGAATTTTGAACCTCTTCAGAGGGAAGAATCCATGGAGCCAAAACCACTTTTGAGTTCTAGGCGACATCAAGGTCCTGCTAATACTATACGGGATCATGTCGAGTCATCCAAAACCAAATCAAGGATCAATGAGCAAGATGGAAGTGATACATCATCGTCGCTGAATAAGATCCCATCAATCTCAGACCTCGAAAATAGAGGAGCTGCCATGTTGTTGAAGGAAGACGAGGTAAGCCGTGTCTTTCAAGATTTCCCTTTCTTGTATTCCCAGGCTGGTGATTTGACAGTTGGTGATGTCGAAGATCTGCTAGGAAACTATAAGCAACTAGTGTTCAAGTATGTTAGCCTTGCTAAAGGATTAGGTGTAACCAACCCATCTCCTAGTCCTTCATTACCAAATTCTCAACACCATAACTTAGAGCAGCCTGAAACTGCAAAGGAACCAGAAAACATATCAGACCATGCAATTGATAATACCAAAAATGACCCTCCTAGTGTAGCCAGTGAGTCGCCCAAATCGTTGGATGTTGGGCTGGAAAATACCGAGCCGAAGATGCTGGAAGAAACAGCTCCTACACCTCAAGCTGAGGAAGGAAATGAAAATCAGAATCCTCAATGA
- the LOC121783381 gene encoding F-box protein At3g07870-like isoform X1, whose amino-acid sequence MRKEFFANLPLEITTDILSRLPPRAVVSCKCVCKSWLKLLNSHEFVKSHLSKSVPGMAVFRSCVESNSYEIFKFEDSLDLEHHHLRYSLVTKFAFPFAEVIRGSANGLLFLTGDQPCDLYICNPITRHYIKLRPDADSVYSLSQIVVYGFGVSRVTGQHKVVRIVYNYDLEIEDSLRVTKSQCEVYTLGTRTWRSIIPGALLMYDTFGIFLNGNLHRLVVDPNAPSQITCFDLETEFFTTFSHPPLMENGGFVGNLSVQPMLM is encoded by the coding sequence ATGAGGAAAGAATTCTTTGCGAATTTACCATTAGAAATCACCACTGATATCCTCTCTAGACTCCCCCCTAGAGCTGTTGTTAGTTGCAAGTGTGTTTGCAAGTCATGGCTGAAACTGCTCAACTCTCACGAGTTTGTGAAGTCTCATCTTTCTAAGTCAGTCCCGGGGATGGCTGTTTTCCGGTCTTGTGTGGAGTCTAACTCGTAcgaaatttttaaatttgaagacAGCCTTGATCTTGAACACCATCATCTCCGCTACAGTTTGGTCACCAAGTTTGCTTTCCCTTTTGCGGAAGTGATACGAGGTTCAGCTAATGGGTTGCTATTCCTGACCGGTGACCAACCTTGTGATCTTTACATTTGCAACCCTATAACACGGCATTACATCAAGCTCCGCCCAGACGCGGACTCTGTCTACTCGTTATCTCAAATCGTTGTTTATGGATTTGGAGTGTCCAGGGTGACCGGCCAACATAAGGTGGTTAGGATTGTCTACAACTATGACCTAGAAATAGAGGATTCGCTTAGAGTTACCAAATCTCAATGTGAGGTATACACTCTTGGAACGAGAACATGGAGAAGCATCATACCTGGTGCCCTGTTAATGTACGATACATTTGGGATATTTCTTAATGGAAATCTTCACCGGTTGGTGGTAGATCCAAATGCCCCATCACAGATTACTTGCTTTGATCTTGAAACAGAGTTTTTCACCACCTTCTCTCATCCCCCTCTCATGGAGAATGGAGGTTTTGTCGGGAACCTGTCAGTTCAGCCtatgcttatgtga